The following DNA comes from Meleagris gallopavo isolate NT-WF06-2002-E0010 breed Aviagen turkey brand Nicholas breeding stock unplaced genomic scaffold, Turkey_5.1 ChrUn_random_7180001953461, whole genome shotgun sequence.
CCCCCAAACCACCACCACGAACCCCAAAACCACCACTTTGAATCCCCAAAACCACCATCCCCAGACCCCAAAAACCACCCTTTCCCCCATTACCTCCACCCTACGCCCATTCCACCACCCCCGGCGCAGCACCAGGAGCTCTGCGTCCTCATCCCGGACGGAGGAGCGCTTCTCAGCAAAGGCCAGCAGGGTGTGGGGGGGCacatggagcagagctgggattcGGAACGTCACCCCCCCGGGTCCCTCCTGTCGGAACAACGTCTCCCGGGGGG
Coding sequences within:
- the LOC116217786 gene encoding sialidase-3-like: MGILGKLGFCGVRACWDGVEEVHGIALTPHLPLTPVPLGTGTMAQAVTWLKWLCGARECPQTPEAPLSPPRETLFRQEGPGGVTFRIPALLHVPPHTLLAFAEKRSSVRDEDAELLVLRRGWWNGRRVEVMGERVVFG